One region of Microbacterium sufflavum genomic DNA includes:
- a CDS encoding DUF3263 domain-containing protein gives MLGDLTERDRAILALEAAWPRHGGMKEEVIRSTLGMSAARYYQLLGRLIDSEAALAFDPVLVRRLRRLRDTRGTRRAARMPGFVG, from the coding sequence ATGCTCGGAGACCTCACGGAACGCGACCGCGCGATCCTCGCCCTCGAAGCCGCCTGGCCGCGGCATGGCGGCATGAAGGAAGAGGTCATCCGCAGCACCCTCGGCATGAGCGCGGCGCGCTACTACCAGCTGCTCGGACGACTCATCGACTCGGAGGCGGCCCTGGCGTTCGACCCGGTCCTGGTGCGGCGGCTGCGACGGCTCCGCGACACCCGGGGCACCCGACGGGCGGCGCGCATGCCCGGCTTCGTCGGCTGA
- a CDS encoding LytR C-terminal domain-containing protein, with the protein MSKPSRDRFDDVPRASGRVGAHRAEAPGMNGWVVLLWSFVAALVLIIAGIFGSLVVMGRIELFPEAGPSAVPTPEETGVVDPSYSVMILNATPDSGLDDQMRDTLINAGWPAGIVFATDSASDDFATTTIYYVDDADEQAAVGLAGVIGGAAVKQDDFYADLNETGGKQLTVVIGLDRSASAPEQSEETPAP; encoded by the coding sequence GTGTCCAAGCCCTCCCGTGACCGATTCGATGACGTTCCCCGCGCCTCCGGACGCGTCGGGGCCCACCGCGCGGAGGCTCCGGGCATGAACGGCTGGGTGGTCCTGCTGTGGTCCTTCGTGGCTGCGCTCGTCCTGATCATCGCCGGGATCTTCGGTTCGCTGGTCGTCATGGGGCGCATCGAGCTGTTCCCCGAGGCGGGCCCCAGCGCGGTGCCGACACCGGAGGAGACGGGTGTGGTCGACCCGAGCTACTCGGTCATGATCCTCAACGCGACCCCTGATTCCGGCCTCGACGACCAGATGCGTGACACTCTCATCAATGCCGGCTGGCCGGCGGGGATCGTGTTCGCCACGGACAGCGCGAGCGACGACTTCGCCACGACGACCATCTACTACGTCGACGACGCGGACGAGCAGGCGGCCGTGGGTCTCGCCGGGGTGATCGGCGGCGCTGCGGTGAAGCAGGACGACTTCTACGCCGATCTGAACGAGACGGGCGGCAAGCAGCTCACCGTCGTGATCGGCCTCGATCGCTCAGCGTCGGCGCCGGAGCAGTCCGAGGAGACTCCCGCTCCCTGA